A stretch of DNA from Cryptomeria japonica chromosome 4, Sugi_1.0, whole genome shotgun sequence:
ACACAACGATTTCCTTATTTATCCTTTCACATCATTTATTGTGGATTTTCTTGCATGATGCCTTGTTTGGTTGTCATTTTTCAATTCAAGTGGCAAATTCCCTTGGAGACAATCCTTTCCTTGGCTATCCTTTTTGCACCATTTTTGTGGTTTTTTTTGGatacaatgctttccttgattATGCTTGGGATAGGTTGACTTGCATAACATAAATTGCTAGACTATTTGACCTTTCCTTTGCACTAATACATTTTAAAGATGACTTGACTATCATAACTCAGCTTGCTACAATATTCAACTCTCTTTGTGCCAATCTCTCTTgaaatgagtggaactagcatatcACGGTTTTATAGACTATTCTCTACTCTTCCTCCTCTTTCATATATTATCTAGCCTAATGCAACCTGCTAGCCCATATAATCCAtgatctctttttctctctcctttATGATCCCATAGTATAGCTTTTCTATTTTATTGGACCATGGAGCTTTACCCTTCCTTTGATGTGTTCTCTTGCTCTTCCTAGGTGATCACTTGTTCTCTTACAATAGAATTTTGAGGGTGATATTAGTGATTGAGATTTTTTTATTATTGAGGTCTCTTTGACTAGTTTACTTGGAACCTTTGTTTCTAGTACTAACTGATTTTGTGTGTCATTTGTTTCTTGTtgtctttattttttttctttgtgtGCCCTTGCACATGAATGTATGAGTTAAGATCCTTAGTTTGGGGGCTTGTTTCCTCAAACTTAGTGATGTCCTATCTCTTTGCAGGATTTCCCAATGCCTCTACATTTCTCTCACTCTCTTTCTCTTACTTTATGATATTTGCATAGTCCTCACACTCTTACTAAAGTGGAGGATAAATGTAGAATCATTGTTTGCATGACCTACCACCTCTACTCTCATTCATCATAGCTCAATTTCATATGATATTTTTGCTTCTCCTTCTCATTTTGGACCTTAGGTCCTAATTTGATGCCACAATGGGGATAACAGATCACCCAAGGCACCATTCTCCCTAATGTTTGAATTTTGAATCATAACATGCTTCACTATGTTGAGTGATAAATCTTTTCTTATATCATCTGCTCTGAGTTTTTCATGCTAAAATTCTTGGAAAGGTATATAAgaaaggtatcctccctcatttcAGGTTTTGTTCTAATGAATCATGAATCATGAACTAAAAAACTGAGTAGAACTAtagaaaattaaattcaaattcaaggaatttcatcccaccatattcttcattgtGGCAACCTTCAACAACCTTGATGCAAGCATGTCTTTTATGATTTCATTTTAGGTCTTTTGTGTGGAGTTGTTCTATTACATCATCAAGATACAAGACACTTTTATTCTTGAATCTAtcctttcttatatatatatatatatatatatatatatatatatatatatatatatatatatatatatatatatatatatatatatatatatatatttatatatatatatatcaacacaCTTTTGTTTTTATTCAATTCAACTCAATTTAAAGGTTGATTCCAAATTGAGGGTTTGAATTAGGAAAACCCCTTTCTACCCAACATTTCCTCTTTTTGGTTGTGTAGGAAAATGGGTGGTGCACTTGTAAAAATAAGTATAGGTTAATTAGGTTGAGATCCACAATCTACAATTTCTCAAAGAAAAAAGTGTTAAGAGTAAGCCAAGCACAACTGCCTAGTCTCAAGAATGAGCTAATCTCAATGCTTCAGTCTCGACAATTTTGCCTCAAATTTAGACTCTATTCTAATTTAAGTCTAATTTATTGTATTCTCTTTTAGAATAAAGTTCATGACCTATTACAACCCTGCACACACAAAAATAGATCATCTCCTCATACAATCTTGAATTCTTCTTCTTAATTTGTAGTCACTTTTGAGTACCCCACATGAGGGACTATTGAATTCATCTTGTGGCTTAGAACATCGGTGAAGTGGGTCATTCTCCCTCTCAATGTAATCAAAACTGAAATAGACCTAAGTTTCGTAATTTACTACTGAACCCTATTTTCCCATTCTACTACACTAATAACAAGTAAAAACCATATTTTAAACTTAAAATTAGAATTTATGCAGGTGTATGAAGAGTCAGGATCACGAAAATGTAAGGAATAAAAATGGAACGAGGTAGGACTAGGGCCAAGATCCACTTTCACATAAAAATTGGAATACAAAGCCACAATAGATGTGATTCCatttgactaactcttgtcaaATACAGCCAAATGGTACCTTAGAGCTTTTATTCCTTTCCTTCTTTGGAAAATGTGTGGATTTGAAATGATATTGAACTAGGATCTAAGTATGATGTAAATGAAAACTTAAAGAATTGTAACACACTGATGCACAAATAAGAAATAGAAAGGTGCACCTGTGACTAAAATTTGGAGCTAAATTCAGTGGACTGGGTTTCTTAGAACACCTCGGTCCTCCAACTATTGCACACCAACTTAAATGTTGCTTCTTGAGACTAAAAATAACTTCATATGGAATATAGAAAGGTTCTACAAAGACCATGATGCCCATTGCACCCTAGTCATTGACAATGGTGCCCTAGTCTAGGATTTTCCCATTTTGGTGCTGAGTAATGCTCTATTTCAGTTTGCTAATTATCTCTTGATTTTTATGTCTCCATAAAAAGTCTATAATTGCACAAAAGAGGAGAAAAATGGCATTTAGGTTGTTTATAGGGATTTTCTTAGGCCAAACCCAAGGTTTTGAATTAACATTATAAATGAATTGGAAATGCTAGAATGGAAATGATTGATTGAATTATTTATACCTTCAATTGATTAAGCAATGTCCATAGGATAAGAtcttcatgtgttgatgcaataacatgataaataacataaaatccatcatgaaaatataATTAAAACATTTGTGGTTTATTACTCCTTGAATTAGACTTTCTCTTGACATTTTTCTCTTGAATTGGAGTGAAAAATGCAATAATAATATGAGATGTACTAATGAGCTTAGGTAATAAAATAAATTTAGGGGGATTCCTTATATAAGGATTTCATAAAAAAATCAACTTTAggcttaattataattatcatgttttTGCACGGAGCCAGATTTTAATAGGATGGGACCCccttattatcctcccaaaatttgggaAAATCTAGTGGGACTAGGATGCATTCATCGACATGGTCTTGATTAGGGTTCTAATGCGAAAATTAAGTTTGTGTGATAATATATAATGTTTGGGTAAGGGAAATATGTCTTAAGATTTAAAATATGGTAAAATCTATGATAAATTAGGATAAAGATAAATGGAACAATGAAAAACAAGGGCCCAAATAAGTGTGATGATGCATTAAAATGGAATAAGACTCATAAAATCAAATTATACACTATTTAATTATAATAAACTtcttataatgcatagaggaatgagaaATACTAAAATGGGTGTTAAGAGATTGTGAAATTGGGCACCCTAATCAAATGTGTACAACCTACACCTTTATAGAACCTAACATAGTCTACTAGTCTAGGCTCATCATATCTACTTAGCTAATTCCCTTTATAGTCAGTGACCCATTCACACTTAGATTAAGTTTTCTTAGCCTATTTTATCCTCTTGTCTAGCCTCATAGCATTGAGTCATATTTTATCATCTCTTGAGACACCTCTTGCATGCATATTTGACACTTTCTCACAAACCTATCAAGTGAGCTCACAAATTTTTCATCATTGGAGATTTAGTGAGTTGTTGAGTCCTATGTTGCCTATCTATGCAAGGCTTCTACATATATTTAATATAATCTCAttttttatacaatataatatatttAACAATTCACTAGTGGAAGTATATTATTGTGCTTTCAAATTCCTAGAATACTCAAACAAATGTGAGATCATGATGACTTGTAGACCATCAACATCATCTATATCCATCCTACAAAGTAGATCATCACTAGATGTACTCCTCACTATCATAATTGAAATGATTAAATTTACGCTTATGAATATAAAACATTAGTGTATCTAATAAGAATATATGAGAACTAATCAATTCTCAATCAGGAACAAAATAACTCTCCATAGATGACACATCATTATTCTTCTATAAATGGACCTTGAGAATAGAAAAGGATGGAGGAATTTGTAATAACAAAATATTCATatctattattatttaaaatatatccaGATGAATATTAGACAAACAACAAGTGCTAGGAGAAATCAAGATAATAGGACAAATTAGGGTAAGGGTGGGATAAAAGATAAACTAGTATATATATGCCCAAACCCTACTTAAAAAATTTAAGAATATATGGATATCAAACCCTAGGTAAGGTTGAAAATATGTTGAAAGGGAGAATAATACTAGATCAAAAAAGTTAAATTGGAAACCTTAGAGGTATGTTGCAATGTGTAGGGTTAAAATGGTCATTGAAATATGAAAGACAAAAACTTTATGTAACAATGAATATGGCTAGTTTAAGGAATGCATAGATAAACCAGAATTTAACaaaggtaaataaaatatacttgatGATAGAAATGGCTAATAATTATGCTTTTGAAAtgtgaaaaaaaataaataaaaaatagatataTTTTGCTCAAACGCTAACAATGACTATAAAACTATTATATGTTTAAATCCAATCTATATTATGATTTAAACTATTTTGTGAACATGACCTATATAAATTCaaaactattttcttgatttttctacAAAAGACATTAATTTATTGTAAATTTATTTACATATACAAAAGTTGATGATATTAATCACTgcctttattattaaattatttgcaAGGTGAACTAGCCTCTATAAAATTGATCAATATCAAATGCAGCAATCTTAGTTCATGAAAATGCAATTCTAACCAGAAAGCATCTTCGAGTGTTTTGCGTCGGATGGTACCTCCGCACTAAATGATTCTGAAGGTATGTGGTACCCTGTAATACTGAGAGTCATCTCTGTCTAAATAATGCGGTGGTGCCTATATCTAAACAAACTGCGCAAGTGAAACAGAGAGCCAGAAGTGCGTTGAAGATACTACACAAAGATGGAAGTTCCATTGTTGGAGAGAAAAACATCAAACGATGGGAGATTGTTGAATTCATGGCTAAAGGAAGTCCGCGACAGTTTAGGGCGTGAATCCATATTCCAGGGGAAGGAGGTGATTTATCCAGTTCCGTTGTGTTTGAAGAAGGACGAGACAAAGTTATTCTACCATCCTAAAGAGTTCTGCTTCGGTCCTCAACATTTCAGAGCGAAAGCTCTTGGATATAAATACGGAGAGGAAATCAAGGCAGAAGTTGTGCGCAAATTTAATGGGCTCTTGACCAAAGGCTTATTCTCGGTGGTGGCGAAGTTTAAGGAGCAAACGATGCAGGAAAGGATTGTGAAAAGTTATGCAATACTAGACAGAAGCTTGATTAACAACAATGAGGTCATTTCATGGCTGCTGGTACGAGATGCTTGCTTCGTCATAGAAGTTCTCTACAGGTTTTCTGTAGAAGAACCTAACCTGTAGAGAACCTCTTGAAGATGATAGAAAAGACAACCTGATGTGGCAACATATTCTTAACAGAGAAAATCACCACCCTTTGTTGAATGACATAGTAAAAGATATGTTCAAGTTGGAGAATCAGTTACCACTCTGGGTTTTAGAAGAAATCATGGTGTCACTGGGGTGGCCAATAGAAGGTAACTGGTTTGAGCCTGTACTGAAAAATTTATCTCCAGTTGAAGTAAAGCAGAGATCTCGAAGCCCGACATACAGTAAAAAGATTCATATCTTGCAGTTGCTTGGGGAATATATGGTCGACAACAGAGCAGGTCAATCAATTTCTACATCAAGCCAATATGATGAAACCGAACACAATCGGGAGGATGAGGAATCAGGTTCTCATGATTCTAAAGCAATCCAAGAAGATGGAAACCATCACAATCAAGAGGATGTGCAATCAGACCCATATGATAATCTCATAATCAATGGGCTACTGATTATGTTCTATGTATTTTTGTTTCTTATTTTGCTTCCAGTTATCATCCTATGGCTTCTATGGTTAGTCATCTGCTTTATGTGGGGTAAAGCAGAGAAGAATGAGCGTCACGTTCCAACTGTAGGGGAGCTGGACAAAATAGGAGTGaatttgaaggcattgaagagcaaagGAATCAGCCGCATAGAGTTCAAAAGCAAAAGTTCGACGCTTTACCTGCCTAAGTTCACAGTAGACGACAGGTCGGAGGTGATAGTCAGAAACCTTTTGGTGATGGAGACACACTGGGAAGATACAGAGAAAGTAATAACGAGGTACGTTGTGTTCATGAACGACCTTATTAGCACCAGCTTAGACGTGGCTCGGTTGAGAACGGAAGGCATCATCGTCAACAAACTAGGTAGCGACGATGACGTGGCTCGGATGTGGAATTCCGTTACCATTCCGGCCACCGGCATACCTAAGTATGACCAGATTGACACAGCTTGCACAAAAATAAATGCCTACCGTAGGAAATGGTGGAGGGTTCTGTGGTCTCAATTTTGAAGGGTCCACTATTCTAAGCCATGGTTAGTCCCCTCTCTTCTCGGAGGAATCTCCCTTCTCTTATTAACGACTGTACAAGTCTTTTGCTTGTTTTACAATTGTCAGGCGCCTTGATTTTTACTTGTATTAGTAGCATCTTTTGCTTGCTTTACGAGTGTCAGGAGCCTTGATTTTAATTTGTATTATAGCATAAAATCTGCACTACAAACATATCTAGTGTAGTCTTAGATTAGTATGCCTTCCCTTCTTTCAGAATAGGGTTGGTTTATGTTTGAATGGGTTAAGCGATACGCTTCCTGTGTTGCTTCTTGTTTTGGTGTAAGCTTTTTTATTATTGTTCTGTCCGTTTAGTTTGAAAGTATTATCTATTTCTGTAACTAGGTTTCGATTTATAAGTTCTGCCATAGCAGGCTTCCTGTATTGCTTCTTATTTTGGTGCAAGCTTTTATTATTGTTCTATCTGTCTCATTTGAAAGTGTTATCTATTTTTGTAACCAGGTTTTGAATTATTAGttcattcaatttaatattttttttttaaatttaatcaatcaatatataaaattaaaaaaaataaagcaGAATTTTagtttgtatttattttttatttaataattttaaaaaacatCTTTTATCTTTTTTTATTAATTCATATAATGTAAAAGTCAAATTAACATGACAAGATTAGTGAAAAAAACACATCAAACAAAAAAGACAAAGACATAAATtcaaaaagaacaaaagaaaagggaaaaactaTTACAAAGAGAACAACAATGTGTACTATACAAATTCAATGAATGCATTTGATATAATATTTTTCTAAACTATTATTCTACTATTGTGGGCTCTACCATCCAAACTGTGAAAACCTTAGAAATGAAAGGACATAATGATTTAGGTATGTTAACAAAAATACATAATTAATAAAATGTATGAACATAGAAAAATATAGCAACATATTTATAGAAATGATTATTGTTGTTTGACATATTTATTTTAATGGTGATAATTATATTTATAAAGTGATTGGTTTATTTAAAACACATGAATGTTAACAAAATTGTTAATAGGAAAAATCTCATGGTTTTAGGTTTTCACCTTCTATTTTTTTTGTCCATTGACAAAGCTTCTAAAATATATAGTGACATTTTAACTCAATCAACAAAttatataatttttgtaattaatttttaatttcaattcaattatgGGTAAAAATTTTAACCATTCAAAATTGATGGTAATAAATTTATAGTAATTTCTAATCTTAAACTAATATTCAttaacaacaatatttatttataatctaGTAAGACTTGTTTTCAAACATTAAAAACCAATCTTCTCAACTAAGCAATAAAAATTTTAGCCTTTCAAAATTGATGCTAAGGGTGAGGCACAAGATACAAGATATAGAACTAGGCTAATACAAGATAGACAAACCTTCTAGATAGCATTGGTAGCTCTTTATGACTAGGATGAACACGTGAAACTAGCACTATAGCGTGACGTGCTAACGTCCTATACAAACGGAAACATAGAATCATGCAGAGAAGGAATTGGTGGTCGTACAGATAAATGAAAGAAGTACAATAATATAAAAATACAAACAACTAGGAaataaagtgaaataagagaaaagggaagaaaatagACAAACAATAGGTCCACGCTATGAAGCCTCCAGCCAGATAAATGTTCTCTAATGCAACCTGCACAAAagctagaaaggaaaaatgtttggggctgcttggggacttgcctcagtcaaatccctattttgatgtttccacctccatagacagaCATATAGGTtgatagataaataaaataaatgtaagataaggtaaatgataaatgataaactaTTTAATGGATAACGGATGTGATGAATCCCAAGAtactcaaagataggataaatagatagatattgcCATATAGGCTTGACAAAAGTCAATTTAGATGCAAAAAAATTACTGTGAGAGCTTTAGAGTGCTTTAAAAAATGAAAGACTGTTGTAGCAAGTGCATGAGAATAAGAGAAAGTTGTAAGAGCCAAGAGAATTAGTGAGATAGTGCTAGAGAGCCATCTACAGAGACCAGGAGAGTGTAAGAGAGTCTAAGAGAGAGAGCTAGAGAAAAAAAATTGGTTTAAAAatagagaagaggagggaaaaatatGGTTGGCGAGCCATTTGAAAGATTAGGGGCTATTTCTATGGACATGTGTTGGTGACAAGTGGAAATACATTCTTTTAACCAACATTTGAATGTTGATATTTTACAAGATGAATGCTTGGTGCACAGACGTTTGTGCGACatgctagtgtccaaatgaatcatgctAAAAAAACAAAAGGAGACAAGGGAGACATATGGCTAACAAGATTGATGCGACAAGGGAGCTACTAGAAAGGGGTGTCTCGAGAATCCTAAGAGGGAAAGGGATGATGCAAGTGCTAAAGTGAGCCTATTCAGGTGCTAGGAGAATAGATGCCAAAGTGGTTATGAAAAATGTAAGTCAAATTTCAAAGAGGTATGCAATAtttgacactacattttgcccccactttagctggCTTATAAATGAACATGAATATACAtgctaaagaaaaagtgattaaaaataaataatatcatgataccaaaaggataatatagaggaagaagataaatctccaagacaaggaagTATGCCCCCAAGCTGAAGACCTACAAAATAAATGCATTAGATAGACGAACCTGCACAAGATAACGAGGTTAGAGAAAAAGAAAATCCCAAGAAAAAAGGGTTAGAACATAATAAAGAAATAGATATCACACACACCAAAGCATAGAACAAAGAAAGTATGATCTTGAGTCAGTAAAGTAAAAGAGACCTCGATGTAAAAGGTTATCGTAGTACCATgcatcatttccaaaataacaaggAACAACAAATAGAGATtataaaacaaagagaagaatgcaAGGATTGATTACTTTAAGGAAGAGTGCACCCAAAAGTCAAAGAATAAAATGAATGTCAAATAGATAGTACATGACCCAAACACTAGCTTGATCTATCACTAGCGTTCATACAAATGATGATAAAAAAGGTTgatctagaaagttgtgttatgccaaATGATCAAGATAAGTACCACCAACCTTGCTTAGATAGAAGACCACTAATGAAAGATAAGTAGCACCAACCTTTCTCTGAAGGAaggccactaccaaaagataagtagCACCAACCTTTCTTTGAAGGAaggccactaccaaaagataagtagCATCGACCTCACTCAAAAGGAAGACCACTACTGATAAGGATAAAAAGATAGATGGTAGGTAGAACCAACCTCATTGAGGAAAAccactactattaagatagatttttcTAAGAGCCAGAGAGGGTGAGAAGTAGATGGAAAGATACCATAGTAGGTGAGAGATAGATATTCAACATTACAGATGAAGGAGAGACATGATAAGAATGAACAACATGTTGAAATATGAAagagagatatatatagatatacctCTATGTCACTTTCTATGCAAAGAAGAATACGAAAGATCAATGACACTCAATTGATGAAGTTTTTAAATCTTGTCattcaaggccttacattcactagtggaatggCCAAGCACTTGATGGTATGCACAAAAATAATCATTTAGTAAACTTATTATGTGTTAGAGGAGGAAAAGTAATCAAGTGATCTTTGAGAAGCCACAACAAGAAAAATTATTTCTTAGACAAAGAATGAGGAGAAGGAAGTAATCCCTTCTCTTGTGGAGAAGATCTTGACCACTCACAAGAAGGAGATGAAAATATAATAGGTGATGTAGGAAGAGATGAAGATGGGTCGGTCTTGTAACCTAAACCCTTCGTAAACAAACATGATTTTGGCTCCAAAGGAACCTCAACACCTTGACCTACGCACCAAAGACTATTTACATTATATCCATACTTAGAGGCGATATTAAATCCTAGATCATAACGTGATTTCATCTCTTCAATAGAGGGAGAATCACCATTAGTGGTATAGTTAATAGTATTCACATGATCCTGTAATGCAGAAGAATAATAATCTTTGGTAGTGGGTgtgaaagatgtttttgcatgttTAAGGTGGACAGGGTCGACCTTGTATTCACAAAAATGAGAATCAGTCAAATCTagggaaccccaatcatcacctaaaCATGCATTCTCTTTAGATGAAAGAAGAGTTCAACAAAAGATGTCTTATTAGGAGTAAACTTAGATATTTGTGTTTTCAAGAGATTTGCCTTAGGAAGATCTACTATGGGAGAATCTTGTTTCTCAAGTGATTCCTTGTTTGGGACTTCTTCACCCTTCCAACTTTCCTTTTTAGGGGACACGACGGAGGCAAAAGTTGTCACTGTGGAGGGTAATGTTGGAACGTAATTTTTAAATGAAGGCATAACTAAAATCTTAACCAGTGTTGCTACTTGACATAGGTGCACAACATCAAGATCAACCTTGATCGTAACCACTTAATTATTTGCCACGAACTTCACTGAACCATGGTACGTAGACAAAATAGCTCCTAAAGCAtgaagccatggtctacccaaGAGCAGATTATAAGATATAGGACCTGCCATTACATGTACTAGAGTCACAATAGTGATAGGCCCAACCTTCAAAGGCAAGATAACCATTCCCAAAATACTTTTTCACTGTTATCGAAccataaataaataaagaagatgCTGCTAGGGAATTCGGATCAACCTTAATCTTAACTAATAAATCCACACTACATAAATTAAGTGTGGAACCTGTATCAATAAGAGTTCATCTAATTCCAAAGTCGTTAACATGAACGATTATCACTAATGGATCAGCTAAGTTCCTCACTTTCAGAGGTAGAAGTTCATGGGCATAGAATGTAATATTCAGTGAGTTCGcgtgaatatgatccatcaatgcattTGCATCTATCATCCTATCAGAACAAGGAAATAAGATATTTTACAAAGCTTCCTATAGAATACCTTGATAAACCAAAGAAGTACAAATAAAATTCCATAGTGAGATCTTTAGAGGAGTAACATGAAGCTTCTCAATAAGATCATAATTACTAGGTTGCTTAGCTATAGGcggaggtgcttgaggaagacttGGTGGAGGAAATAGTATAGATGATCAAGATGTTTCTTATTTCTTCAAGTATTATAAGTATGAGCTACCATTCAATAAGAAGGAGCCTTAGACTATGTATATCTCATAAAAAGATCTGGTGAGTCATTTtcaaaaggaacaccatgaatagattttaccttctttggagaaggactagctacagtcacatgaatgattggtctcttaggcCATTTAGGGGAGAAAAAGACATAAATGACATTCACAAACTCATTATTATATGTAGAATATTTATATGAAGGAATTTGTTGAACATCGCCCTTTAGAAAATTAAATATGAGTTAGGAGTCATCATTCACTACTGCATCATCTCTAGAAGAGAGTGCACTAAAATGAAGAGATggtagagtaacattaagaaaggattcaatgatttcatcctcttgtaaCAAAATATCCTCTAAAACAAAAGATGTATTAGGAGGGGGATCAAAGGTATAGAAAAAACTATCTGCTACTACCTCACTTAAAATAGTACTAAGGGTGAGCCAAGGTATATGAGATATAGAACTAAGCTAATACAAGACAAACGGGCCTTCTAGATAGTTTTGGTATCTCTctatgatcaagacaaacatgTAGAACTTGGACTCCAGTGTGACGTGCTAACATCCTATATGGAAAAAAATAGAGAACCATACATAGAAGGGACCAACAGTATTACAAATAAATGAATTAAGTATGATAATATAAAATTCTAGACAACTACGAAATAAAGTGAAattagagaaaagggaagaaaatagATGAAAAATAGGTTCCTGCTATGAAGCCTCTAGCCAGataaatcttctctaatgcaacctgcacacaagccaaaaaggaaaaatgtttggggctgctTGGGAGCTTGCCCTAGTCAAATCCTTGTTTTGGTGTCTCCACCTCCATAGACATCCATATTG
This window harbors:
- the LOC131040821 gene encoding putative UPF0481 protein At3g02645, encoding MEVPLLERKTSNDGRLLNSWLKEVRDSLGRESIFQGKEVIYPVPLCLKKDETKLFYHPKEFCFGPQHFRAKALGYKYGEEIKAEVVRKFNGLLTKGLFSVVAKFKEQTMQERIVKSYAILDRSLINNNEVISWLLVRDACFVIEVLYRENHHPLLNDIVKDMFKLENQLPLWVLEEIMVSLGWPIEGNWFEPVLKNLSPVEVKQRSRSPTYSKKIHILQLLGEYMVDNRAGQSISTSSQYDETEHNREDEESGSHDSKAIQEDGNHHNQEDVQSDPYDNLIINGLLIMFYVFLFLILLPVIILWLLWLVICFMWGKAEKNERHVPTVGELDKIGVNLKALKSKGISRIEFKSKSSTLYLPKFTVDDRSEVIVRNLLVMETHWEDTEKVITRYVVFMNDLISTSLDVARLRTEGIIVNKLGSDDDVARMWNSVTIPATGIPKYDQIDTACTKINAYRRKWWRVLWSQF